A stretch of DNA from Dehalococcoidales bacterium:
TTATCTTATTCTTCGTAATACGGTTCATGCCGGGCGACATCATCTCGCTGATGGCACTGCAGCACACCCAGGAGCAAGCCGGCGAGATGCAGCTGGACGAGAACATGATCCGCGAGATGATGGGGCTCAACAAACCACTCCACACGCAGTACTTCGACTGGGTGAGTGGTATCTTCCTTCGAGGCGATTTCGGGACTTCCCTGTGGACGGAACGCACACTGACCGAAGACCTTCGCGACAGAATCCCCGTCACCTTCGAGCTTGGCCTCCTCACCATGATAGTCATGAACGTTATAGGGATCCCTCTCGGTATTTACTCTGCAATAAGACAGGACACCTGGTTGGACTACGTGGGGCGGAGCTTCGCGATACTGAGTCTGGCTACGCCGGCCTTCTGGCTGGCGACCATGCTGATAGTGTACGGTTCCATCTACTTCAACTGGTCACCACAGATAGAATACATCCCCTTTACGGTTAACCCAATGGGGAACCTGAGACAGCTCATTATTCCTGCCATCCTAGTCGGCACGGCCGGTACCGGCGGCATGATGAGGTTCCTGCGTACCATAATGCTGGAGGTGCTCAGGCAGGACTACGTCCGGACTGCCTGGTCAAAGGGCCTGAGGGAGAGGGTTATCGTCATCCGGCACGCCATGAAAAATGCTCTCATCCCGCTGATAACAATGTTCGCCCCGCAGGTCGGCATGCTAATCGGCGGTTCGGTAATAATGGAGCAGATATTCGCCCTGCCCGGGATGGGCCGCTACCTGCTGGAGGCCATCGTCAGGCGGGACTACCCCCTGGTCTCGGGAACGAACCTTATCTATGGCGGATTTGCCATGCTGATGATTCTTA
This window harbors:
- a CDS encoding ABC transporter permease → MRAYAIRRIILLIPTMFLVTVILFFVIRFMPGDIISLMALQHTQEQAGEMQLDENMIREMMGLNKPLHTQYFDWVSGIFLRGDFGTSLWTERTLTEDLRDRIPVTFELGLLTMIVMNVIGIPLGIYSAIRQDTWLDYVGRSFAILSLATPAFWLATMLIVYGSIYFNWSPQIEYIPFTVNPMGNLRQLIIPAILVGTAGTGGMMRFLRTIMLEVLRQDYVRTAWSKGLRERVIVIRHAMKNALIPLITMFAPQVGMLIGGSVIMEQIFALPGMGRYLLEAIVRRDYPLVSGTNLIYGGFAMLMILITDISYAWADPRIRYR